The following proteins are co-located in the Canis aureus isolate CA01 chromosome X, VMU_Caureus_v.1.0, whole genome shotgun sequence genome:
- the NHSL2 gene encoding NHS-like protein 2 isoform X8 — MERAEFVTLFWSRGGHSNRPAGSVAHSATSDIKSSHSIPEGVHGRIAIGQEAQFPNLTSPVLRSPSSDSEEPLQACGGTNPPGMESIGMVYSIPSSCNGPTESTFSASWKGDTFTYMTPSVTSQNNQISQNGRNPSSGNAWVSLHTLPPLVPKEATTFFVTRENPTGCSGATGNSEHPTQRRQVSERPSKMGLLTSGTSRLETGRGGASRFRERSLSVPMDSGTTDVDYDEEQKASEACALPYASTSSEGSNSTDNIASLSTQQEAQPRRQRSKSISLRKAKKKPSPPMRSVSLLKDGPVLLPEHGSALPKDQRPRSLCLSLEHQGRQSSHPDAQGHPAVPTVKDPEGAQFSHHWYPTNWKSGDTYQSLSSSSTATGTTVIECTQVQGSSESLASPSTSRATTPSQLSIEVEAREVSSPGRPTGLMSPSSGYSSQSETPTPTVSMSLTLGHLPPPSGSVRVRPVVPERKSSLPPTSPMEKISKSRLSFDLPLTSSTNLDLSGMSISIRSKTKVSRHHSDTNFGAKLALKKSPNQPFMPMVTQSDLRSIHLRSVSKSEPEDDIESPDYAEDAGAEVFVLLERKMKPPIAEKPLVARSPPSLVHKPPSAPEEYPLTSPTLAVTPKISVQHMRPLPKDIYTVMRKPKSPGFPEGRGSREPPAPSSLAFTPFASSSGAFFSGTQQPPQGTLEDGGPKVRALPERISLQSQEEAEKKKGKIPPPVPKKPSVLYLPLTSPTAHMEVFRAELRLPHSPIITLQEDTKCPPTSDPLKAPGVRPTSPLQAEGEREASPLGSSVEPSTAEKSIISDKTAEWIAEDDDDVFVASRTTEDLFTVIHRSKRKLLGWKEPGEAFAGGSRSSSHSPIKNTADFSISESAVSAGSSGSANLDAGRNNDFKALLQKKGSKATPKSRPSAAELLKTTNPLARRIIAQFSKEYETTNNPGT; from the exons AGAAGGGGTTCATGGAAGAATTGCCATTGGTCAGGAAGCTCAGTTCCCAAATCTCACCTCACCAGTACTGAGGAGTCCTTCTAGTGATTCAGAAGAACCTCTCCAGGCATGTGGTGGCACAAACCCTCCTGGTATGGAGAGCATAGGAATGGTGTATAGCATCCCCAGTTCTTGCAATGGACCAACGGAATCAACGTTCTCTGCTTCCTGGAAGGGAGATACTTTTACCTACATGACTCCAAGTGTCACCAGTCAGAACAATCAAATCAGTCAAAATGGAAGAAATCCTTCCTCTGGGAATGCTTGGGTCTCTCTGCACACACTGCCACCTCTAGTCCCCAAGGAGGCCACTACCTTCTTTGTTACCCGAGAGAACCCAACAGGATGCAGTGGGGCAACTGGCAACTCTGAGCATCCTACTCAACGAAGGCAAGTATCAGAGCGACCCTCCAAGATGGGCCTTCTCACCAGTGGTACCTCAAGGCTGGAGACAGGCCGGGGGGGTGCCAGCAGGTTCCGGGAGCGGTCACTGTCTGTGCCCATGGACTCTGGCACCACGGATGTGGACTATGATGAGGAACAGAAGGCCAGTGAAGCCTGTGCCCTGCCTTATGCCAGTACAAGCTCTGAGGGCAGTAACAGTACTGACAACATTGCCTCCCTTAGCACCCAACAAGAGGCCCAGCCCAGAAGGCAGAGATCCAAGAGTATCTCACTCCGGAAGGCCAAGAAGAAGCCTTCCCCACCGATGCGCAGTGTCTCACTGCTCAAAGATGGGCCAGTCCTCTTGCCAGAACATGGGTCAGCGCTGCCCAAGGACCAGAGGCCCaggagtctctgcctctccttggaACACCAAGGGCGTCAGTCATCCCACCCAGATGCTCAGGGTCACCCAGCTGTGCCAACCGTCAAAGATCCAGAAGGTGCACAATTCTCCCACCACTGGTATCCTACTAACTGGAAGTCTGGCGACACCTACCAATCCTTGTCCAGTTCCAGCACGGCCACTGGCACAACAGTCATCGAGTGCACTCAAGTTCAGGGAAGCTCAGAGTCTCTTGCCTCCCCTTCCACATCCAGAGCCACGACACCTTCCCAACTCTCTATCGAGGTGGAGGCCAGGGAAGTGTCCTCCCCAGGAAGGCCCACTGGGCTGATGTCACCTTCCAGTGGCTACTCCAGCCAATCAGAGACACCAACACCCACTGTCTCCATGTCCTTGACCCTGGGCCACCTGCCCCCTCCAAGTGGCAGTGTCCGGGTGCGGCCAGTGGTACCCGAGAGGAAGTCATCACTCCCCCCGACATCGCCTATGGAGAAAATCTCCAAGTCCCGGTTGTCCTTTGACCTGCCACTGACCTCCTCAACCAACCTGGATCTGTCTGGGATGAGCATCTCCATCCGAAGCAAAACCAAGGTGAGCCGGCATCATTCAGATACAAATTTTGGGGCTAAGCTGGCCCTGAAAAAGAGCCCCAACCAGCCATTTATGCCCATGGTCACTCAGTCTGACCTACGTTCCATTCACCTGAGGTCTGTCAGCAAGTCTGAGCCGGAAGATGACATCGAGAGCCCTGACTATGCTGAGGACGCAGGAGCAGAGGTCTTCGTATTGCTGGAGAGAAAGATGAAACCTCCCATAGCCGAGAAGCCCCTTGTGGCCCGAAGTCCTCCCAGCTTGGTCCACAAGCCACCATCTGCCCCTGAGGAGTACCCACTCACTTCACCGACCTTGGCTGTGACCCCCAAGATCTCTGTTCAACACATGCGGCCACTCCCCAAAGACATCTACACGGTGATGCGGAAACCAAAGTCCCCCGGCTTCCCCGAGGGCAGAGGCTCCAGGGAGCCACCAGCGCCCTCTTCTCTTGCTTTCACACCTTTTGCCAGTTCCTCTGGTGCTTTCTTCTCAGGAACACAGCAACCTCCCCAGGGCACACTGGAGGATGGGGGCCCCAAGGTGAGAGCCCTGCCTGAAAGAATCAGCCTCCAGAgccaggaagaagcagagaaaaagaaaggcaagattCCACCTCCTGTCCCCAAAAAACCCAGCGTGCTGTACCTGCCTCTCACATCACCCACAGCACACATGGAGGTGTTCAGGGCCGAACTGAGGCTGCCCCACAGCCCCATCATCACCCTGCAGGAAGACACCAAGTGTCCGCCCACCAGTGACCCCCTGAAGGCACCTGGTGTGAGGCCAACTTCACCGCTGCAGGCTGAAGGTGAAAGGGAGGCAAGTCCTCTAG GGAGTTCTGTGGAACCGAGCACTGCAGAAAAAAGCATAATCAGTGACAAAACAGCTGAATGGATCGCCGAAGATGATGATGACGTGTTTGTGGCTTCACGCACAACCGAAGATTTATTTACTGTGATACACAG GTCCAAAAGAAAGCTGCTTGGCTGGAAAGAGCCTGGGGAGGCCTTTGCTGGTGGCAGCAGATCAAGCTCCCATTCACCAATAAAGAACACAGCTGATTTTTCCATCAGTGAGTCAGCTGTCTCTGCGGGGTCGAGTGGCAGCGCCAACCTGGATGCTGGCAGAAACAATGATTTCAAGGCCTTGCTGCAAAAGAAGGGAAGCAAGGCAACCCCCAAGTCCCGCCCCTCAGCTGCTGAACTGCTCAAGACCACTAATCCGCTGGCTCGGAGAATTATTGCACAATTTTCCAAAGAGTATGAGACCACCAACAACCCTGGTACCTAA